The window AAATTTTATTAGCAATTAGTAATCATACTACTGCTGCTGTTACAATGAGTAATTTGGATAAAATTATTTTTATTGCTGATAAAATTTCTTTTGAAAGAAATTATCCTCATATTGATAATTTACGAAAATTAGCATTTACTAATCTTGATGAAGCTTTTAAAAAAATTTTTTATTATCATTATTTAGAAGTAGTTAATAAAAATGGAATTGATAATATTGGTCAAGAAATTGAAAAAGTTTATAAAAAATTTTTTTAAATTATGATAGCTAATTATATAATTAATTGTAAGGAGAATAATAATGAAAAAAATTAGTCGTAGTTTTTCAGTTAAAGGTTTTTATACATTGATTTTTGCTATTGTTGGTACAATTGTTTTAATTTGAGATTTTATTGATTATTTATTTTTCCATTCTTATTTAGCAAAATATGATTTATTATATACTGACAAAGGAACAATTTTTATTTCTTTTTTTACGCAACAAACTAATATTATTGTTATTATTTATTTTTATTTTGTAGCATATTTTCATTTTACTTATCAAAAACTAGATATTCATTCTTTTTTGATTCGTTTATTTGTTACGGTATATATTACTGTTACTTCAATAGTTTTTGCGGCTGGTTTATTACCAGGAATTGTTAATAAAACTACATATGACCTTAAAGGTTGAATTTTTACAATATTTTTACATTTTATTATTCCGATAGGAATGCTTATTTATTTTTTTTGAATGTCAGGTAAATTTCATTATGATTTACGAAGATTTAATCGTCAATCTTTATATAAGGTTTATATTTATCCATTTTTTTATTTTTTGTTTATAATGGTCCGCGGTGAACTTCGCCATCAAAATTCATTTATTGATAGTCTTTATGAGAAATTTCCCTTAGAAAGTTTTGATTTAGAATATCCTTATTGATTTTTAAACTATCATCATTATGCTTATGGTATTGCAACAATTACAGTAACATTTTTATTTTTATTTATATTAATTACTGGGTTAACTTATTTATTCATTTCATTAAATAATGTTATTTTTGAAAAACGACAATATCGTCATTCTAAAATGGTGCGCAGATAATGATAATTGGAATTATAGCGGCAATGAGCCAAGAGTTAGCAATTTTAAATAAGGAATTAAGTAAAATTGCTAAAAAACAGATATTAGTGAGAATTTAGTTGTATGAAATTATCTTGACCACCAAATTATTATTACTGAAAGTGGTATTGGAAAAGTTAATAGTGCTATTAATACTTATCATTTGTTACAAAATTATAATTTAGATTTATTAATTAATATTGGTAATGTTGGTGCTATTAGTGAAGAAATAAAAATTAGTTCATTATTTTTAGTTCAACAAGTCTTTTATTATGATGTTGATTTAACGGCATTTGATTATAAATATGGACAATTGCCAAAATTAGCACAAGCATATAATTGTATTTATGAACCTTGAAAAAAATTTAGTAAAAATAATAATATTATGATAACTAATCTTGCTACAGGTGATAGTTTTATTAATAGTGTATCACAAGCACAAATAATTCAAGAAAATGTTGGTAAGAAAGTAACAATTGTTGATATGGAATGTGCAGCTTATTTGTCAAGTAGCATATTTACAACAATGTCCCATCTTAGTTTTAAAAGCAGTTTCGGATAATGTTTATCATCAATTAAAAAATATTAATCAGTTTAATAAGAGTTTAGACAATATTAGTCGGAAGTTGGCAAAAATAACATTGAAATTAGTTGCTGAAATTATTAGTAAAGGGAGAATTGAAGATAATGGTTAAACATTATATTTTGGGTTTATTAACTTGAAGAACAATATATAAAGTTATTGCTATTAGTTTATGTATTGTTGTTTTGGTAATTGGTTATTTGATAGCTTTATTTGATTATCAAGGAACAGCTTTTGATAAAACTCCTGCTGATGGTCGGAGTGGTAATTATTTAAGTTTTTTTGTAGTGCAAGTGAATATTTTAATTTTAGCATATTTTGTTAATGCGTTAGTCTTTTATCGTAATGAAGGATTAACAAGGTGAACTAAACCAACGGCTAAAATTGCTTTTTCTGTTTATGCATCAGTTACTTTATTAGTTTATTGAATAATTATTTTTCCATGAATATTAATATCTACACCGTATACTATTAAAGGTTGACATTGAATTATTATTGCTTTTCAAAATGGTATTATTCCTTTATTATTAATTATTTACATTGTGATTATTAGTTATGAAGATATAATCTATTCAAGAAATTTTTTTCGTTGAAAGCTATGAATTATTATTTTATATCCCTTAATTTATTTAATGTTTATTTTAGTTCGGGGCGCATTACGCTTATTAGATCATAATAAACACCCAGATTTATTTACTACTAATGGTAAGATTGATTGGATTAAAATTTATAATTATCCATTTCTTTCATATAACCAAGAAGTTTCTTTTATTAATTTTGATGGTATATTTACTTTTATTTTCTTTATGATTATTTTTACTATTTTATTATTATTTTTAGTATGATTTTATGTGTATATTTTTAATTATCGTTATGATATGAAACATAAAAGAAAAAGGAGATAAAAATGAAAAATTATCGTAAAATTATTAATTATTTATATTTAGGAGATTATCAATCAAAACCAGCATTTTGTGAATTTATCGTCGGTGCTGCGAGCGATTTTTTTGCTCAAAAAATCCCTAATCTTGATGACCAATCAGAACAAGTTTATTTAAGCGATGATAAAAAAGAATTATATTTAAATTTGTTAGATTATCCAGAAATTGGTACCTTAGACAAAAAAGTTTTAAAAGCAGGTTTAAATTTTATTGATGAACATCTTAAAGAGGAAGAAAATGTTTTCGTTCATTGTGTTTGAGGAGTTAATCGTAGTGCTTCATTAGTCTTTATTTATTTAGTTATTAATAACCATTTATCACAAGATAACTTTCATAGTGCTTGAAAACAATTTAAAAAAAATTATTCTCGTGCTAATCCGAACCCAGCTTATTGACATTATTTGAATCATGAGTTTCCTTATAATGATTTAAAAAATAAGTAAAATCTTTTTTAGTAATTAAGGAGAACATAATGGAAAAAATTAAAGGCTATTTAAAAACAATTGTTTTTGAAACTAATGGTTTTATAATTTGTAAGTTTTTGTTACATGATAGTATTAATCGTTATATTTTTGTTAAAGGTTATTTATTTAATTTGCAACCCGAACAGTTATATGAATTACAAGGACAATTTGTTAGTCATCCAAAGTATGGTAAACAGTTTCAAGTTGAACAATATGAAACAGTAATTATTGAAGACAATGAATATTTAGTGAAGTATTTGTCATCACCATTATTTCCGACAATTGGTAAAACTACAGCTCAAAAGATTATTGATTGTTTACAAGATGATGTTTTAAATAAGATTTATTGTGATGATAAGATTTTATTTAATATTGGTATTAAAAAAAATCAAGCGCAAATTATTTATGAACAAATTAAAAAGCAAAAAAATGATCATCAATTAACACAATGATTTTCACGAGCTCAGTTATCTTTTAATTTATTGCATAAGTTACAAGCACAATATGGAGAAAAACTTTTAGAATTAATAAAAGTTAATCCTTATATGTTAAGTGATCAATGTGAATTTTGAACTTTTCATAAAGCTGACCAACTAGCTAGAGTGTTAGAAATTAATCTTGATAATGTTTCGCGTTTAGTATATGCATTAAGATATATTATTCGTCAAGAGTCCTTTAAGACAGGGCATAGTTATTTTTCAGTTAATATAATTTTAAAACAACTTATGAAGTATAGTATTTTAGATGAAAAATTAATTAATCAAGTAGTAATGCAAGCTGTTAATGAAAATAAAATTATCGTTGATAATAATAATTTTT is drawn from Spiroplasma endosymbiont of Clivina fossor and contains these coding sequences:
- the mtnN gene encoding 5'-methylthioadenosine/S-adenosylhomocysteine nucleosidase, with translation MITESGIGKVNSAINTYHLLQNYNLDLLINIGNVGAISEEIKISSLFLVQQVFYYDVDLTAFDYKYGQLPKLAQAYNCIYEPWKKFSKNNNIMITNLATGDSFINSVSQAQIIQENVGKKVTIVDMECAAYLSSSIFTTMSHLSFKSSFG
- a CDS encoding dual specificity protein phosphatase, with translation MKNYRKIINYLYLGDYQSKPAFCEFIVGAASDFFAQKIPNLDDQSEQVYLSDDKKELYLNLLDYPEIGTLDKKVLKAGLNFIDEHLKEEENVFVHCVWGVNRSASLVFIYLVINNHLSQDNFHSAWKQFKKNYSRANPNPAYWHYLNHEFPYNDLKNK